The following proteins are encoded in a genomic region of Anabas testudineus chromosome 13, fAnaTes1.2, whole genome shotgun sequence:
- the psmd2 gene encoding 26S proteasome non-ATPase regulatory subunit 2: MEGAKNKENKHPEKTDEKEKDKEKGQQPKDKDKKEEQELSEEDKQLQEDLEMMVERLSEKNTALYQPALEELRRQIRSSTTSMTSVPKPLKFLRPHYGKLKEIYETMAPGENKRFCADVVSVLAMTMSGERECLKYRLLGSQEELASWGHEYVRHLAGEVAKEWQEVEENDKAQQETLLKLVKEIVPYNMAHNAEHEACDLLMEIERLDMLEHYIDENAYGKVCLYLTSCVSYVPEPENSALLRCALNIFRKFNRYPEALRLALMLNDVELVENIFTSCKDIVIQKQMAFMLGRHGMFLELNEDVEDYEDLTEIMSNVQLNSNFLALARELDIMEPKVPDDIYKTHLENNRFGGSGSQVDSARMNLASSFVNGFVNAAFGQDKLLTDDGNKWLYKNKDHGMLSAAASLGMILLWDVDGGLTQIDKYLYSSEDYIKSGALLACGIVNSGVRNECDPALALLSDYVLHNSNVMRIGAIFGLGLAYAGSNREDVLSLLLPVMGDSKSSMEVVGVTALACGMIAVGSCNGDVTSTIVQTIMEKNEQELKDTYARWLPLGLGLNHLGKGEAIETTLAALQVVPEPFRSFANTLVDICAYAGSGNVLKVQQLLHICSEHYEAKDKEKDEDKDKKDKKDKDKKESAADMGSHQGVAVLGIALIAMGEEIGSEMALRTFGHLLRYGEPTLRRAVPLALALISVSNPRLNILDTLSKFSHDADPEVSHNSIFAMGMVGSGTNNARLAAMLRQLAQYHAKDPNNLFMVRLAQGLTHLGKGTLTLCPYHSDRQLMSQVAVAGLLTVLVSFLDVKNIILGKSHYILYGLVAAMQPRMLVTFDEELRPLPVSVRVGQAVDVVGQAGKPKAITGFQTHTTPVLLAHGERAELATEEYLPVTPILEGFVILRKNPNYET, from the exons ATGGAGGGggcaaaaaacaaagagaataaGCATCCCGAAAAGACTGATGAGAAGGAGAAGGACAAGGAAAAGGGCCAGCAGCCCAAAGATAAGGACAAGAAAGAGGAGCAAGAACTG TCAGAGGAAGACAAGCAGTTACAAGAGGACCTGGAGATGATGGTGGAGAGACTGAGT GAGAAGAACACAGCACTGTACCAACCTGCATTGGAAGAGCTTCGAAGACAAATCCGCTCGTCAACCACATCCATGACCTCAGTACCCAAGCCTCTCAAATTCCTGCGCCCACACTATGGCAAGCTCAAAGAGATTTATGAGACCATGGCTCCGGGAGAAAACAAG CGTTTCTGTGCTGATGTGGTGTCAGTGCTGGCCATGACCATGAGTGGTGAGAGGGAGTGCCTGAAGTACCGTCTGTTGGGTTCACAGGAAGAGTTGGCTTCCTGGGGTCATGAGTATGTCAG GCACCTGGCAGGTGAGGTGGCTAAAGAGTGGCAGGAGGTAGAGGAGAATGACAAGGCACAGCAGGAGACGCTGCTAAAACTAGTCAAGGAGATTGTGCCCTACAACATGGCACACAATGCTGAACATGAGGCATGCGACCTGCTGATGGAGATTGAAAGGTTGGATATGCTGGAACACTACATCGATGAAAATGCTTATGGCAAGGTCTGTCTCTACCTCACCAG TTGTGTGAGTTATGTTCCTGAGCCTGAAAACTCGGCACTGCTGAGATGTGCCCTGAACATCTTCAGAAAGTTCAACCGTTATCCGGAGGCCCTGCGGCTGGCCCTGATGCTCAATGATGTGGAGCTAGTAGAAAACATCTTTACATCCTGCAAAGACAT AGTCATTCAGAAGCAGATGGCCTTCATGCTGGGACGCCATGGCATGTTCCTGGAGCTTAATGAGGATGTGGAGGACTATGAGGACCTTACAGAGATCATGTCTAATGTGCAGCTCAACAGCAACTTCTTGGCTTTGGCTAGAGAG TTGGACATCATGGAACCCAAAGTCCCAGATGACATCTACAAAACACACCTGGAAAACAACA GGTTTGGAGGCAGTGGATCCCAGGTGGACTCTGCACGTATGAACTTGGCCTCTTCCTTTGTGAACGGTTTTGTCAATGCTGCTTTTGGACAAGACAAGTTGCTCACAGACGATGGCAACAAGTGGCTGTACAAGAACAAGGACCATG GCATGTTGAGCGCTGCAGCCTCCTTGGGCATGATCTTGCTGTGGGATGTGGACGGTGGTCTGACTCAAATTGACAAATACCTCTATTCGTCAGAGGACTACATTAAG TCTGGGGCCCTCTTGGCCTGCGGCATTGTAAACTCAGGAGTGAGGAATGAATGTGACCCAGCCCTGGCTCTGCTCTCTGACTACGTCCTCCACAACAGCAATGTTATGAGGATAGGAGCCATCTttgg ACTGGGGCTAGCATATGCTGGCTCAAACAGAGAAGAtgtcctctctctgcttctccctgTCATGGGGGACTCCAAATCCAGCATGGag GTTGTTGGAGTGACAGCGCTGGCATGTGGTATGATCGCAGTAGGGTCTTGTAATGGTGACGTGACCTCAACCATTGTTCAAACCATCATGGAGAAGAACGAACAGGAGCTGAAGGACACATATGCCCGCTGGCTGCCTCTAGGCCTTGGACTCAACCACCTCG GTAAAGGAGAAGCAATTGAGACAACTTTGGCAGCTCTACAGGTTGTACCCGAACCTTTCCGCAGCTTTGCAAATACACTAGTGGATATCTGTGCATATGCAG GTTCTGGTAATGTGCTGAAAGTGCAGCAGCTTCTCCATATCTGCAGTGAGCACTACGAAGCcaaggacaaagaaaaagacGAAGACAAGGACAAGAAAGATAAGAAGGACAAAGACAAGAAGGAGTCTGCTGCTGACATGGGCTCGCACCAG GGAGTAGCTGTTCTTGGTATTGCCCTGATTGCCATGGGAGAGGAGATTGGCTCTGAAATGGCACTGCGAACATTTGGACATCTG CTGCGTTATGGTGAGCCCACCCTGAGGCGAGCAGTGCCCCTAGCCCTGGCTCTTATTTCAGTGTCTAACCCTCGTCTGAACATCTTGGACACGCTCAGCAAATTTTCCCATGATGCTGACCCAGAGGTCTCTCACAACTCCATCTTTGCCATGGGCATGGTCGGCAGTG GCACAAATAATGCCCGCCTGGCCGCCATGCTGCGGCAGCTGGCACAGTATCACGCCAAAGACCCCAACAATCTCTTCATGGTCCGACTGGCTCAG GGTCTGACTCACCTGGGCAAAGGCACATTGACACTCTGTCCCTACCATAGCGACAGGCAGCTGATGAGTCAGGTTGCCGTAGCAGGGCTGCTCACTGTGCTTGTTTCCTTCCTTGATGTCAAAAACA TAATCCTGGGAAAATCTCACTACATTCTCTATGGCCTGGTAGCAGCCATGCAGCCACGTATGTTGGTCACATTTGATGAGGAGCTGCGTCCACTGCCAGTATCTGTCAGAGTTGGACAG GCTGTGGATGTTGTGGGCCAGGCAGGCAAGCCAAAGGCCATCACAGGTTTCCAGACTCACACCACACCGGTGCTGTTGGCACATGGAGAGAGGGCAGAGCTGGCCACAGAGGAGTACCTCCCTGTCACCCCTATCCTGGAGGGCTTTGTAATCCTCCGCAAGAACCCCAACTATGAAACCTAG
- the prss16 gene encoding thymus-specific serine protease, with the protein MAFQLCGFQFAAFFLISLFAVGEGRYNSFKRFNQVQDTKQRVVFDEQWFIQKLDHFNGADIRVWKQRYFINEAFYRPGGPVFLMIGGEGPANPGWMLNGTWLIYAEKLGALCLMLEHRFYGKSHPTVDLSTDNLRFLSSRQALADLAHFRTVIAESRGLTNRKWVAFGGSYPGSLAAWFRLKYPHLVHASAATSAPVYATVNFPEYLEVVWRSLASENAECPLLVKKASDTVAELLKDPKTYDNITKDFNLCSKLQIQTETDAAYFLETLAGNFMDVVQYNEDNRGFEGAVGTNITIKVLCGVMADTSLGDPYYRYAAVAHLMMDTFSIKCLDANFSTYLRDMTNTSWEGPAAGGGRQWVYQTCTEFGFYQSTDSPNQPFTGFPLPYHVKQCADFYNISAEQLAEAVAQTNEYYGGYNIRSSRIVFPNGSIDPWHALGITKDITSDLPAVFIKGTAHCANMYPARGEDLPQLTLARDHIFLRLQQWLKQ; encoded by the exons ATGGCTTTCCAGTTGTGTGGATTCCAGTTCGCCGCATTTTTCCTGATTTCTCTCTTTGCTGTAGGAGAGGGACGATACAACAGCTTTAAGAGGTTTAATCAAGTGCAGGATACCAAACAGAGAGTCGTGTTTGATGAGCAGTGGTTCATTCAGAAACTGGATCATTTCAATGGTGCAGACATCAGAGTGTGGAAGCAA CGATACTTTATAAATGAAGCCTTCTACAGGCCAGGTGGTCCAGTATTTCTGATGATAGGTGGAGAAGGTCCTGCAAATCCAGGATGGATGCTCAACGGCACCTGGCTCATCTACGCAGAGAAACTAGGAGCACTTTGTTTGATGCTGGAACATCGTTTCTATGGAAAGAGTCACCCGACAGT TGACCTCAGCACAGACAACCTGCGCTTCCTCAGCAGTCGTCAGGCGTTAGCCGACTTGGCTCACTTTCGCACTGTGATAGCTGAGAGCCGAGGCCTGACCAACAGGAAGTGGGTGGCGTTCGGTGGGTCATACCCGGGCTCTCTCGCTGCTTGGTTCAGGCTGAAGTACCCCCACCTGGTCCATGCCTCTGCAGCTACAAGTGCACCTGTATATGCTACGGTCAACTTCCCAG AGTACTTAGAGGTTGTGTGGCGTTCACTGGCCTCAGAGAATGCAGAGTGCCCCCTACTGGTGAAAAAGGCTTCAGATACTGTTGCAGAACTCCTGAAGGACCCCAAGACCTATGACAACATCACTAAAGACTTCAA CTTGTGTTCCAAACTGCAGATCCAGACAGAAACTGATGCTGCCTATTTTCTGGAAACACTGGCTGGCAATTTCATGGATGTGGTCCAGTACAATGAAGACAACAGAGGGTTTGAG GGTGCGGTTGGCACTAACATCACCATCAAGGTGCTATGTGGTGTGATGGCTGACACCTCACTGGGAGATCCATATTACCGTTATGCTGCTGTGGCCCACCTCATGATGGACACCTTCTCTATTAAATGCCTCGATGCTAACTTCAGCACCTACCTCAGAGACATGACTAACACATCCTGGGAGGGGCCGGCTGCAGGGGGAG gGAGACAGTGGGTCTATCAGACCTGCACTGAATTTGGATTCTACCAGAGCACTGATTCACCCAACCAACCATTCACTGGCTTCCCTCTTCC GTATCATGTAAAACAGTGTGCAGACTTCTATAACATCAGTGCTGAGCAACTGGCTGAGGCTGTAGCCCAAACGAATGAGTATTATGGCGGCTATAACATCCGCTCCTCGAGAATAGTTTTCCCAAATGGCTCCATTGACCCATGGCATGCATTGGGAATCACCAAAGACatcacctctgacctccctgCGGTTTTCATCAAAG GAACAGCACACTGTGCCAACATGTACCCTGCTCGGGGTGAGGATCTTCCCCAGCTGACTCTGGCCCGTGACCACATCTTCTTACGTCTCCAGCAATGGTTGAAGCAGTGA